The following are from one region of the Streptomyces decoyicus genome:
- a CDS encoding PadR family transcriptional regulator, whose product MSIGHTLLGLLESGPRHGYDLKRAFDEHFGHDRPLHYGQVYSTMSRLLKNGLVEVDAVEAGAGPERKRYAITDAGITDVAQWLARPEKPEPYLQSTLYTKIVLALMTDRNAAELLDSQRAEHLRLMRGLTERKRTGDLADQLICDHALFHLEADLRWLELTAARLDKLAEAVRV is encoded by the coding sequence ATGTCAATCGGTCATACGCTGCTGGGCCTCCTGGAGTCCGGCCCCCGCCATGGCTACGACCTCAAGCGGGCCTTCGACGAACACTTCGGCCACGACCGCCCGTTGCACTACGGGCAGGTCTACTCCACGATGTCCCGGCTGCTGAAGAACGGCCTGGTCGAGGTGGACGCCGTGGAGGCCGGCGCCGGTCCGGAGCGCAAGCGGTACGCGATCACGGACGCCGGGATCACGGACGTCGCCCAGTGGCTGGCCCGCCCGGAGAAGCCCGAGCCGTACCTCCAGTCGACGCTCTACACCAAGATCGTCCTGGCCCTGATGACCGACCGCAACGCCGCCGAACTGCTGGATTCCCAGCGCGCCGAACATCTGCGGCTGATGCGCGGGCTGACCGAGCGCAAGCGCACCGGCGACCTCGCCGACCAGCTGATCTGCGACCACGCCCTCTTCCACCTCGAGGCCGATCTGCGCTGGCTGGAGCTGACCGCCGCCCGGCTCGACAAGCTGGCGGAGGCGGTCCGCGTATGA
- a CDS encoding type II toxin-antitoxin system antitoxin: MSTEPEGPGAERERAPARRPQQRKQVLLRLDPLIHDALARWADDELRSANAQIEFLLRKALSEAGRLPRGAGAIPRRGRPPKDQQGD, translated from the coding sequence GTGAGCACCGAACCCGAGGGGCCCGGCGCCGAGCGCGAGCGGGCCCCCGCGCGACGGCCGCAGCAGCGCAAGCAGGTGCTGCTGCGGCTGGACCCGTTGATCCATGACGCGCTGGCACGGTGGGCCGACGACGAGCTGCGCAGTGCCAACGCGCAGATCGAGTTCCTGCTCCGCAAGGCGCTGTCCGAGGCGGGCCGGCTGCCCCGGGGAGCGGGGGCGATTCCGCGGCGGGGGCGGCCGCCGAAGGATCAGCAGGGCGACTAG
- a CDS encoding SPFH domain-containing protein, with amino-acid sequence MSDQTPADRSTDPDPDLAVDAPEMPRPQVREVPAHSIAGGLALLLTVLGVALGIAVIIIGGVLGDGGDKAAGVPMIIVGVLLLLSSFFCMTGVKMVAPGEARVIQLFGRYVGTIRTDGLRWVNPLTSARKISTRVRNHETAVLKVNDAYGNPIELASIVVWKVEDTAQALFEVDDFLEFVATQTEAAVRHIAIEYPYDAHDENALSLRGNAEEITEKLALELTARVQAAGVRIIESRFSHLAYAPEIASAMLQRQQAGAVVAARQQIVEGAVGMVEQALDRISQQGIVELDEERKAAMVSNLMVVLCGDRAAQPVLNTGSLYQ; translated from the coding sequence ATGTCCGATCAGACACCGGCCGACCGCAGCACCGACCCCGACCCGGACCTCGCCGTGGACGCTCCCGAGATGCCCCGCCCGCAGGTCCGCGAGGTCCCGGCGCACAGCATTGCGGGCGGCCTCGCCCTGCTGCTGACCGTGCTCGGGGTGGCACTGGGCATCGCCGTGATCATCATCGGCGGCGTACTCGGCGACGGCGGCGACAAGGCTGCCGGAGTGCCGATGATCATCGTCGGCGTCCTGCTGCTGCTCAGCTCCTTCTTCTGCATGACCGGCGTGAAGATGGTCGCGCCCGGCGAGGCCCGGGTCATCCAGCTCTTCGGGCGGTACGTCGGCACCATCCGCACCGACGGCCTGCGCTGGGTCAACCCGCTCACCAGCGCCCGGAAGATCTCCACCCGGGTGCGCAACCACGAGACCGCGGTCCTCAAGGTCAACGACGCCTACGGCAACCCGATCGAGCTGGCCTCGATCGTGGTCTGGAAGGTCGAGGACACCGCCCAGGCGCTCTTCGAGGTCGACGACTTCCTGGAGTTCGTCGCCACCCAGACCGAGGCGGCCGTGCGGCACATCGCGATCGAGTACCCCTATGACGCCCACGACGAGAACGCCCTCTCGCTGCGCGGCAACGCCGAGGAGATCACCGAGAAGCTCGCCCTCGAACTGACCGCACGGGTCCAGGCCGCCGGCGTACGGATCATCGAGTCCCGCTTCAGCCACCTCGCCTACGCCCCCGAGATCGCCTCGGCGATGCTTCAGCGGCAGCAGGCCGGCGCGGTGGTCGCGGCCCGCCAGCAGATCGTCGAGGGCGCGGTCGGCATGGTCGAGCAGGCGCTGGACCGGATCAGCCAGCAGGGCATCGTCGAGCTGGACGAGGAGCGGAAGGCGGCCATGGTCAGCAATCTGATGGTGGTGCTGTGCGGCGACCGGGCCGCCCAGCCGGTGCTGAACACGGGCTCCCTCTACCAGTGA
- a CDS encoding transglycosylase domain-containing protein, translating to MGRADARRARQGSARRAKPKDKKSGIRRFFTWKKLLGAFLGVCLLGILGFIGLYLYVDIPKGNNEAKLQSNVYKYANGKVMARTGLRNRENVPLSRIPKDVQRTFVAAENKNFYHDSGVDLMGTARGILNTVMGRGKQGGSTITQQYVKNYYLSQEQTVSRKLQEIVISLKVDNKFGKDDILAGYINTSYYGRGAYGIQAAAQAYYGVDVEKLTVSQGAYLASLLQAPSQYDWTSATPSGRKRVQERWAYTLDNMVEMKWLSAEERRKQTFKKPNDPKPPPGVSGQNSYLIEQAKQELFDQGVDEKQFAAGGWTVTLGIDKNKQQALEKSVKRKLLDDLDPKKRKVDGDAQLGATSVDPKTGHIVAMYGGEGPPKHYRNNATRTDYQAASTFKPLILASAMENNAVTRDGVPITPNTIYDGRNRRPVVGGNIAFAPPNEDEREYGKISVQTATNNSVNAVFAQMGADAGLDKIKETAVSLGMDDKMDVKPAMTLGTMGASPLQMAGAYATLDNHGKKVTPTIVTKASHSVNGVETKVPLKDPIGDQVLSRKTADTITSVLTGVVNDGTASEAVKNTAYDAAGKTGTSDDDKSAWFVGYTPKLVTAVGMFGESPQGGRQVTLKGTGGDGRVNGGGYPARVWADYTEAALGGNTGAEFELDASLGAGVPPTPTPTPSHTPSSSPSPSKSPSDSPSPTPSKPSGPASPSDSGRPSPPVPSDSGSPNGGVDGGGGAGGDGGPTGGNGNGPGGDEADSLTGFN from the coding sequence ATGGGCCGAGCGGACGCGAGACGGGCGCGACAGGGGAGCGCCCGCCGGGCCAAACCGAAGGACAAGAAGTCCGGCATACGCCGCTTCTTCACCTGGAAGAAGCTCCTCGGAGCCTTCCTCGGGGTGTGCCTGCTGGGCATCCTCGGTTTCATCGGCCTGTATCTGTACGTGGACATCCCCAAGGGGAACAACGAAGCCAAGCTCCAGAGCAACGTCTACAAGTACGCCAATGGCAAGGTCATGGCGCGTACCGGTCTGCGCAACCGCGAGAACGTCCCGCTCAGCCGCATACCCAAGGACGTCCAGCGCACCTTCGTCGCCGCCGAGAACAAGAACTTCTACCACGACTCCGGCGTCGACCTGATGGGTACCGCGCGCGGCATCCTCAACACGGTGATGGGCCGCGGCAAGCAGGGTGGTTCGACGATCACCCAGCAGTACGTCAAGAACTACTACCTGAGCCAGGAGCAGACGGTTTCCCGCAAGCTCCAGGAGATCGTCATCTCGCTCAAGGTGGACAACAAGTTCGGCAAGGACGACATCCTCGCCGGCTACATCAACACCAGCTACTACGGCCGTGGCGCTTACGGCATCCAGGCCGCCGCGCAGGCCTACTACGGCGTGGACGTCGAGAAGCTCACCGTCTCGCAGGGCGCCTACCTGGCCTCGCTGCTCCAGGCGCCGAGCCAGTACGACTGGACCAGCGCGACCCCGTCCGGCCGGAAGCGGGTCCAGGAGCGCTGGGCCTACACCCTCGACAACATGGTCGAGATGAAGTGGCTCTCCGCGGAGGAGCGCCGCAAGCAGACCTTCAAGAAGCCGAACGACCCCAAGCCCCCGCCCGGTGTGAGCGGCCAGAACAGCTACCTCATCGAGCAGGCCAAGCAGGAGCTCTTCGACCAGGGCGTCGACGAGAAGCAGTTCGCGGCCGGCGGCTGGACGGTCACCCTCGGCATCGACAAGAACAAGCAGCAGGCGCTGGAGAAGTCGGTCAAGCGCAAGCTCCTCGACGACCTCGACCCCAAGAAGCGCAAGGTCGACGGGGACGCCCAGCTCGGCGCCACCTCGGTGGACCCCAAGACCGGTCACATCGTGGCGATGTACGGCGGCGAGGGCCCGCCGAAGCACTACCGGAACAACGCCACCCGCACCGATTACCAGGCCGCCTCCACCTTCAAGCCGCTGATCCTGGCCTCCGCGATGGAGAACAACGCGGTCACCCGGGACGGCGTCCCGATCACCCCGAACACGATCTACGACGGCCGTAACCGCCGTCCGGTCGTCGGCGGCAACATCGCCTTCGCGCCGCCCAACGAGGACGAGCGCGAGTACGGGAAGATCAGCGTCCAGACGGCGACCAACAACTCCGTCAACGCGGTCTTCGCGCAGATGGGCGCGGACGCGGGCCTGGACAAGATCAAGGAGACCGCGGTCAGCCTGGGCATGGACGACAAGATGGACGTCAAGCCCGCCATGACCCTGGGCACCATGGGCGCCAGCCCGCTCCAGATGGCCGGCGCCTACGCCACCCTCGACAACCACGGCAAGAAGGTCACCCCGACGATCGTCACCAAGGCCTCGCACAGCGTCAACGGAGTCGAGACCAAGGTCCCGCTGAAGGACCCGATCGGCGACCAGGTGCTCAGCCGCAAGACCGCCGACACCATCACCTCCGTACTGACGGGCGTGGTCAACGACGGCACCGCCTCGGAGGCCGTGAAGAACACCGCCTACGACGCGGCCGGCAAGACCGGAACCTCCGACGACGACAAGTCGGCGTGGTTCGTGGGCTACACGCCCAAGCTGGTCACCGCCGTCGGCATGTTCGGCGAGTCCCCCCAGGGCGGCCGGCAGGTCACGCTCAAGGGCACCGGCGGCGACGGCCGGGTCAACGGCGGTGGCTACCCGGCCCGGGTGTGGGCGGACTACACCGAGGCGGCGCTGGGCGGCAACACCGGCGCGGAATTCGAGCTGGACGCCAGCCTGGGCGCCGGGGTCCCCCCGACCCCCACCCCGACGCCGAGCCACACGCCGTCGTCCAGCCCGAGCCCGTCCAAGTCGCCGAGCGATTCGCCCTCGCCGACTCCGTCGAAGCCGAGCGGGCCTGCCTCGCCGTCCGACAGCGGACGCCCGAGCCCGCCCGTCCCGTCCGACTCCGGCTCGCCGAACGGCGGGGTGGACGGCGGTGGCGGCGCCGGCGGGGACGGCGGCCCGACCGGCGGCAACGGGAACGGCCCCGGCGGAGACGAAGCCGACAGCCTGACCGGCTTCAACTGA
- a CDS encoding catalase — MTSTAHNVPRTTNNAGNPVESDEHSLTVSPDGPILLQDHYLIEKMAQFNRERVPERVVHAKGAGAYGFFQVTNDVSQFTKADLFQPGKTTDMLARFSTVAGEQGSPDTWRDPRGFALKFYTQDGNYDLVGNNTPVFFVRDTIKFQDFIRSQKRRPDNGMRDNDMQWDFWTLSPESAHQVTWLMGDRGIPKTYRHMNGYGSHTYMWVNAGGEKFWIKYHFKTDQGIDFLTQEDADRIAGEDGDYHRRDLFEAIDGGNAPSWTLYVQVMPFEDAADYRFNPFDLTKVWPHGDYPLIEVGRMTLDKNPEDYFVHIEQAAFEPSNMVPGVGPSPDKMLLGRLFSYADTHRYRIGPNYAQLPPNRPHVPVHSYAKDGPMRFEPSRAARPYAPNSYGGPAADTLRYGEPAGWETGGAMVREAYTLRRDDDDFGQPGTMVRQVLDDAARDRLVGNVSGHLLNGVSRPVLDRALQYWRNIDKNVGDRIAHKVNGG; from the coding sequence ATGACCAGCACCGCGCACAACGTCCCGCGTACGACGAACAACGCCGGCAATCCGGTGGAGAGCGACGAGCACTCACTCACTGTGAGTCCGGACGGCCCCATCCTGCTCCAGGACCACTACCTCATCGAGAAGATGGCCCAGTTCAACCGCGAACGGGTCCCCGAGCGCGTGGTGCACGCCAAGGGCGCCGGCGCCTACGGCTTCTTCCAAGTCACCAATGATGTCAGCCAGTTCACCAAGGCGGATCTCTTCCAGCCGGGCAAGACCACCGACATGCTGGCCCGCTTCTCGACCGTCGCGGGTGAGCAGGGCTCCCCCGACACGTGGCGCGACCCCCGTGGCTTCGCCCTGAAGTTCTACACCCAGGACGGCAACTACGACCTGGTGGGGAACAACACCCCGGTCTTCTTCGTCCGTGACACGATCAAGTTCCAGGACTTCATCCGCTCGCAGAAGCGCCGCCCGGACAACGGGATGCGCGACAACGACATGCAGTGGGACTTCTGGACGCTGTCGCCGGAGTCCGCCCACCAGGTCACGTGGCTGATGGGCGACCGCGGCATTCCCAAGACCTACCGCCACATGAACGGCTACGGCTCGCACACCTATATGTGGGTCAATGCCGGCGGCGAGAAGTTCTGGATCAAGTACCACTTCAAGACCGACCAGGGCATCGACTTCCTCACCCAGGAGGACGCGGACCGGATCGCCGGCGAGGACGGCGACTACCACCGCCGCGATCTCTTCGAGGCCATCGACGGTGGCAATGCCCCGTCGTGGACGCTGTACGTGCAGGTCATGCCGTTCGAGGACGCCGCGGACTACCGGTTCAACCCGTTCGATCTGACCAAGGTGTGGCCGCACGGCGACTACCCGTTGATCGAGGTCGGGCGGATGACGCTCGACAAGAACCCGGAGGACTACTTCGTCCACATCGAGCAGGCGGCGTTCGAACCGTCCAACATGGTGCCGGGCGTCGGCCCGTCGCCGGACAAGATGCTGCTGGGCCGGCTGTTCTCCTACGCGGACACCCACCGCTACCGCATCGGCCCGAACTACGCCCAGCTGCCGCCCAACCGGCCGCACGTACCCGTCCACTCGTACGCGAAGGACGGCCCGATGCGGTTCGAGCCGTCCCGCGCGGCCCGGCCCTACGCCCCGAACAGCTACGGCGGCCCGGCGGCGGACACCCTGCGCTACGGGGAGCCCGCGGGCTGGGAGACCGGCGGCGCGATGGTCCGCGAGGCGTACACGCTGCGCCGCGACGACGACGACTTCGGCCAGCCGGGCACGATGGTCCGCCAGGTCCTCGACGACGCGGCCCGCGACCGGCTCGTGGGCAACGTGTCCGGCCATCTGCTGAACGGCGTCAGCCGTCCGGTGCTCGACCGCGCGCTCCAGTACTGGCGCAACATCGACAAGAACGTGGGCGACCGGATCGCCCACAAGGTGAACGGCGGCTGA
- a CDS encoding SpoIIE family protein phosphatase, translated as MPAGGRPGGAADAGRETARAGRRVAQGAVGRAEAPEPGEEPHHGQRPRGGEGIGRPREGSTPSGSGRSRPRGGEPGGTVPEQPSAPHGGRSAGPEGHRSEAARPAAGEAMADRLTGQGGSPQGPPPVPPARSAHPGESSEVAAARQAGGDRLRFIGAATRRIARGIDLDEIVLGLCRATVPTFADAILVYLRDPLPVGDERPTGPVVLRLRRTDRIPEEPDTNGARLPVLPAQPDLGPAMGGSAAELAEVEPGGPLAEVLRGVRPLFGEAQAARTALPELLGPDPRLPGGHRVILAPLRGRRRVIGAAVFLRRPDRPAFEPDDLLVAAQLATHTALGVDKAVLYGREAYIADALQRTMLPDSLPQPTGVRLASRYLPAAETARVGGDWYDAIPLPGSRVALVVGDVMGHSMTSAAIMGQLRTTAQTLAGLDLPPQEVLHHLDEQAQRLGTDRMATCMYAVYDPVAHRITIANAGHPPPVMLHRGGRAEVLRVPSGAPIGVGGVDFEAVELDAPAGATLVLYTDGLVESRIRDVWTGIEQLRERLAETARLTGPNPPPLEPMCDEVLDMLGPGDRDDDIALLAARFDGIAPSDVAYWYLDPKAQTAGQARRLARRALARWGLEELTDQLELLVSEVVTNAVRYAERPITLRLLRTDVLRCEVGDDVPQLPRLRQARPSDEGGRGLYLVNRMARRWGATRLSMGKVVWFELSMPPGAQRP; from the coding sequence ATGCCTGCGGGAGGACGGCCGGGCGGGGCGGCGGATGCGGGGCGGGAGACGGCTCGCGCCGGACGGCGGGTGGCGCAGGGCGCGGTGGGCCGCGCCGAGGCGCCGGAGCCGGGCGAGGAGCCGCATCACGGGCAGCGCCCGCGCGGCGGCGAGGGCATCGGGCGGCCGCGGGAGGGCAGCACTCCCAGCGGCTCCGGGCGGTCGCGGCCGCGTGGCGGCGAGCCGGGCGGAACGGTGCCGGAGCAGCCGTCGGCGCCGCACGGCGGACGGTCCGCGGGCCCGGAGGGCCACCGGAGCGAGGCGGCGCGGCCGGCGGCCGGGGAGGCCATGGCTGACCGGCTGACCGGGCAGGGCGGATCGCCGCAGGGCCCGCCGCCCGTTCCCCCGGCCCGCTCGGCGCATCCGGGCGAGAGCAGTGAGGTGGCCGCGGCCCGGCAGGCGGGCGGCGACCGGCTGCGCTTCATCGGGGCGGCGACGCGGCGGATCGCCCGCGGGATCGACCTCGACGAGATCGTGCTCGGGCTGTGCCGGGCGACGGTGCCGACGTTCGCCGACGCCATCCTCGTCTATCTGCGGGATCCGCTGCCGGTGGGCGATGAGCGCCCGACCGGGCCGGTGGTGCTGCGGTTGCGCCGTACCGACCGTATTCCGGAGGAGCCGGACACCAACGGCGCCCGGCTTCCGGTGCTGCCCGCGCAGCCCGATCTGGGTCCGGCGATGGGCGGCAGCGCCGCGGAGCTGGCCGAGGTGGAGCCCGGCGGCCCGCTGGCCGAGGTATTGCGGGGCGTACGGCCGTTGTTCGGCGAGGCGCAGGCGGCGCGGACGGCGCTGCCGGAGCTGCTGGGGCCGGATCCGCGGCTGCCCGGCGGCCACCGGGTGATCCTGGCGCCGCTGCGCGGCCGCCGGCGGGTGATCGGCGCGGCGGTGTTCCTGCGCCGCCCGGACCGGCCGGCGTTCGAGCCGGACGATCTGCTGGTGGCGGCGCAGCTGGCGACGCACACCGCGCTGGGCGTGGACAAGGCGGTGCTCTACGGCCGCGAGGCGTACATCGCCGACGCGCTCCAGCGCACGATGCTGCCGGACTCGCTGCCGCAGCCGACCGGGGTCCGGCTGGCCAGCCGCTATCTGCCGGCCGCCGAGACGGCACGGGTGGGCGGCGACTGGTACGACGCGATCCCGCTGCCGGGCAGCCGGGTGGCGCTGGTCGTCGGCGATGTCATGGGCCACTCGATGACCTCTGCCGCGATCATGGGCCAGTTGCGGACGACCGCCCAGACACTGGCGGGGCTGGACCTGCCGCCGCAGGAGGTGCTGCACCACCTCGACGAGCAGGCGCAGCGGCTGGGCACGGACCGGATGGCGACCTGCATGTACGCGGTGTACGACCCGGTGGCGCACCGGATCACCATCGCCAACGCGGGGCATCCGCCGCCGGTGATGCTGCACCGCGGCGGGCGCGCCGAGGTGCTGCGGGTCCCGTCGGGCGCGCCGATCGGCGTCGGCGGGGTGGACTTCGAGGCGGTGGAGCTGGACGCCCCCGCGGGCGCCACGCTGGTCCTCTATACGGACGGTCTGGTCGAGTCGCGGATCCGGGACGTGTGGACCGGTATCGAGCAGCTGCGGGAGCGGCTGGCGGAGACGGCCCGGCTGACGGGTCCCAACCCGCCGCCGCTGGAGCCGATGTGCGACGAGGTACTGGACATGCTGGGCCCCGGCGACCGCGATGACGACATCGCGCTGCTGGCGGCCCGGTTCGACGGGATCGCGCCGAGCGATGTCGCGTACTGGTATCTGGATCCGAAGGCGCAGACGGCGGGGCAGGCCCGGCGGCTGGCCCGGCGGGCGCTGGCGCGCTGGGGTCTGGAGGAGCTGACCGACCAGCTGGAGCTGCTGGTCAGCGAGGTGGTGACGAATGCGGTGCGGTATGCGGAGCGGCCGATCACGCTGCGGTTGCTGCGGACGGACGTGCTGCGCTGCGAGGTCGGCGACGACGTCCCGCAGCTGCCGCGGCTGCGCCAGGCCCGGCCGTCGGACGAGGGCGGGCGGGGGCTCTACCTGGTCAACCGGATGGCGAGGCGCTGGGGCGCGACCCGTCTGAGCATGGGAAAGGTCGTCTGGTTCGAGCTGTCGATGCCTCCGGGGGCCCAGCGCCCCTGA
- a CDS encoding class I SAM-dependent DNA methyltransferase produces the protein MSATHYDEYEGLNRLALDRAGQAEAFDAIGDRYDDAFPHKEGQLASGSWLAGTLPAGSRILDLGCGTGLPTARQLADAGHRVVGIDLSPSMVELARENAPDADFHRLDIADLRGGRLGGPGSFDGIAAYFSLLMLPRAEIPYALGMLHDLLRPEGLLALSMVEADVDDFTIPFLGNSIRVSGYLRDDLRRVVHDAGFDVVGEDAYAYAPASTDVPPEIQLFLHLRRA, from the coding sequence GTGAGTGCAACTCACTACGACGAATACGAGGGGCTGAACCGGTTAGCACTGGACCGGGCCGGCCAGGCCGAGGCGTTCGACGCGATCGGTGACCGGTACGACGACGCCTTTCCGCACAAGGAGGGCCAGCTCGCCTCGGGCTCCTGGCTGGCCGGCACCCTGCCCGCAGGCTCACGCATCCTGGACCTCGGATGCGGTACGGGTCTGCCGACCGCCCGTCAGCTCGCGGACGCCGGGCACCGCGTCGTGGGAATCGACCTCTCCCCCTCGATGGTCGAACTGGCCCGGGAGAACGCCCCGGACGCCGACTTCCACCGGCTGGACATCGCCGATCTGCGCGGCGGCCGGCTCGGCGGCCCCGGCTCCTTCGACGGTATCGCCGCTTATTTCTCACTTCTGATGCTGCCCCGGGCGGAAATCCCTTACGCACTGGGCATGCTGCATGATCTGCTACGACCCGAGGGGCTGTTGGCCCTGTCCATGGTCGAGGCGGATGTGGACGACTTCACCATTCCGTTCCTGGGCAACTCGATCCGGGTATCGGGTTACCTGCGGGACGACCTGCGCCGGGTCGTGCACGACGCGGGTTTCGACGTCGTCGGGGAGGATGCCTACGCATACGCCCCGGCGAGTACGGACGTACCACCCGAGATCCAGCTCTTTCTGCACCTGCGACGCGCCTGA
- the fomD gene encoding cytidylyl-2-hydroxypropylphosphonate hydrolase, with amino-acid sequence MTADMVDTTEGETAGGRGTAGAKGAAGSAAEATRWAPGDHILWRYRDNADAARFHICRPMTVVQDTDELLAVWMAPGTPCIKPVLADGTPVHREPLSTRYTKPRRTAHDQWFGTGVLKLARPGDPWSVWLFWERGWQFKNWYVNLEEPRRRWADGIDSEDHFLDICVYPDRHWEWRDEDEFAQAQRDGLMTDARAAEVRSAGRAAIAQITAWREPYADGWEDWRPDPAWDVPGLPDDWDRAPERLRS; translated from the coding sequence ATGACAGCGGACATGGTGGACACCACGGAAGGCGAGACGGCCGGCGGACGCGGGACGGCCGGGGCGAAGGGGGCGGCGGGCAGCGCGGCGGAAGCGACGCGCTGGGCGCCGGGGGACCACATCCTGTGGCGCTACCGCGACAACGCCGACGCCGCGCGGTTCCACATCTGTCGTCCGATGACCGTGGTCCAGGACACCGACGAGCTGCTCGCGGTGTGGATGGCGCCGGGCACCCCCTGCATCAAGCCGGTGCTCGCCGACGGCACGCCGGTGCACCGCGAGCCGCTGTCCACCCGCTACACCAAACCGCGCCGGACCGCCCACGACCAGTGGTTCGGCACCGGCGTGCTGAAGCTGGCCCGGCCCGGGGACCCGTGGTCGGTGTGGCTGTTCTGGGAACGTGGCTGGCAGTTCAAGAACTGGTACGTCAATCTGGAGGAGCCGCGCCGCCGTTGGGCGGACGGCATTGACTCCGAGGACCACTTTCTCGACATCTGTGTCTATCCGGACCGGCACTGGGAGTGGCGGGACGAGGACGAGTTCGCGCAGGCGCAGCGGGACGGGCTGATGACGGACGCACGGGCCGCCGAGGTCAGATCGGCGGGGCGGGCCGCGATCGCACAGATCACGGCCTGGCGGGAGCCGTACGCCGACGGCTGGGAGGACTGGCGGCCCGATCCGGCCTGGGACGTCCCCGGGCTCCCGGACGACTGGGACCGCGCGCCGGAACGTTTGCGGTCGTGA
- a CDS encoding class II fumarate hydratase — protein MSDNSAFGDSHGFRTEHDSMGEVQVPAHAKWRAQTQRAVENFPISGQRLERAHIEALARIKGAAAMVNGELGVLDKDIAEAVQEAAAAVAEGQWDDHFPVDVFQTGSGTSSNMNTNEVIATLASERLGRAVHPNDHVNASQSSNDVFPSSIHIAATSAVLNDLVPALEHLAESLERKAEEFAEVVKSGRTHLMDATPVTLGQEFGGYAAQVRYGVERLRAALPRLAELPLGGTAVGTGINTPPGFSAAVIAEVARATGLPLTEARNHFEAQGARDGIVETSGQLRTIGVGLTKIANDLRWMASGPRTGLAEIALPDLQPGSSIMPGKVNPVIPEAVLMVAAQVTGNDATVAAAGAAGNFELNVMLPVIGKNVLESVRLLANVSRLLADRTVDGITANVERAREYAESSPSVVTPLNKYLGYEEAAKVAKRSVAERKTIREVVLEGGYVERGLLSEEQLDEALDVLRMTHP, from the coding sequence ATGAGCGACAACAGCGCATTCGGCGACTCTCACGGCTTTCGGACCGAGCACGACTCCATGGGCGAGGTGCAGGTGCCCGCGCATGCCAAATGGCGGGCGCAGACGCAGCGTGCGGTGGAGAACTTCCCGATCTCCGGGCAGCGGCTGGAGCGGGCGCACATCGAGGCGCTGGCCCGTATCAAGGGGGCGGCCGCCATGGTCAACGGGGAGCTGGGGGTGCTGGACAAGGACATCGCGGAGGCCGTCCAGGAGGCCGCCGCCGCGGTGGCGGAGGGGCAGTGGGACGACCACTTCCCCGTCGACGTGTTCCAGACCGGGTCCGGGACGTCGTCGAACATGAACACCAACGAGGTCATCGCGACGCTGGCGAGCGAGCGGCTGGGGCGGGCGGTCCACCCGAACGACCACGTCAATGCCAGCCAGTCGTCCAATGATGTCTTCCCGTCGTCGATTCATATCGCGGCGACGTCGGCCGTCCTCAACGATCTGGTTCCGGCGCTGGAGCATCTCGCGGAGTCGCTGGAGCGGAAGGCGGAGGAATTCGCCGAGGTCGTGAAGTCGGGGCGGACGCATCTGATGGATGCGACGCCGGTGACGCTGGGGCAGGAGTTCGGCGGCTATGCCGCCCAGGTGCGGTACGGCGTCGAGCGGCTGCGGGCCGCGCTGCCGCGGCTGGCGGAACTGCCGCTGGGCGGCACTGCGGTGGGGACGGGGATCAATACGCCGCCCGGTTTCTCGGCCGCGGTGATTGCCGAAGTGGCGCGGGCGACGGGGCTGCCGCTGACGGAGGCGCGGAATCATTTCGAGGCGCAGGGGGCGCGCGACGGGATCGTCGAGACCAGCGGGCAGCTGCGGACGATCGGGGTCGGGCTGACGAAGATCGCCAACGATCTGCGGTGGATGGCGTCGGGGCCGCGTACCGGGCTCGCGGAGATCGCGCTGCCGGATCTTCAGCCGGGCTCGTCGATCATGCCCGGGAAGGTCAACCCGGTGATCCCGGAGGCGGTGCTGATGGTCGCAGCGCAGGTCACCGGCAATGACGCGACGGTGGCGGCGGCCGGGGCGGCGGGCAACTTCGAGCTGAACGTGATGCTGCCGGTGATCGGGAAGAACGTGCTGGAGTCGGTGCGGCTGCTGGCGAATGTCTCCCGGCTGCTGGCGGACCGTACGGTCGACGGGATCACCGCGAACGTGGAACGGGCCCGCGAGTACGCCGAGTCGTCGCCGTCGGTCGTCACTCCGCTCAACAAGTACCTCGGGTACGAGGAGGCCGCGAAGGTCGCCAAGAGGTCCGTCGCCGAGCGGAAGACGATCCGTGAGGTGGTCCTCGAAGGCGGCTATGTCGAGCGGGGGCTCCTGAGCGAGGAGCAGTTGGACGAGGCGCTGGACGTCCTGCGGATGACGCACCCCTGA
- a CDS encoding DUF397 domain-containing protein, with the protein MLSAPGPDLTAAVWRKSSYSNQEGGNCVEVADGHPALVPVRDSKNPHGPALLISHHAWAAFIAGLKGERPAGR; encoded by the coding sequence ATGCTGAGCGCTCCCGGCCCCGACCTGACCGCCGCCGTCTGGCGCAAGTCCAGCTACAGCAATCAGGAGGGAGGCAACTGCGTCGAGGTCGCCGACGGCCACCCCGCTCTCGTCCCCGTCCGTGACTCCAAGAACCCCCACGGACCCGCCCTCCTCATCTCCCACCACGCCTGGGCCGCCTTCATAGCGGGGCTGAAGGGTGAGCGCCCTGCAGGCAGGTGA